AGAACCTCTCAATTCGTATCGCTACACCCGCGAGGGCGCCTTGCTCACGGGAACCTGTTCCGTAATTTTGATGCCGTAAGCCTCCAGCGCGACTACTTTGCGCGGATGATTGGTCAGCAGGCGGACGGTTTTTAATTGCAGATCGGAGAGAATCTGCGCGCCGATGCCGCTCTCATGCTGGACACGCCGCGCGAACTCTGGTTCATTCTCTGCCGGGACGGGACGCGCATGGGAGACAATGCGCGCGGGCAATCCGTTCTCCGGGTTTTCGATATGGAAGCCCATGCCGCTCTGGTGGAGATAAAGCAGCACGCCGCGTCCTTCCTTGCCGATGCGCTCCAGAGACTGATGCACCAGCGTGTGGCACTGGCAGCGCGTGGAGGCGAAAACATCGCCCAACAGGCAGTGCGAATGCACACGGACCAGGACGGGGGTGTCGCCAGCGATGGCGCCCATTACCAGCGCAATGTGCATTCCTGCGTCCACGTCGGATTCATACGCGATCATGCGGAACTCGCCATACTCAGTGTCGATGACGGACTCGGCCAGGCGGCGAACGTAGCGCTCTGTCTTCAGGCGGTAGCGGATCAGGTCGGCGACCGAGACCATCTTCATGTTGTGCTCGCGAGCAAATATTTCGAGTTGCGGGAGTCGTGCCATCGTGCCGTCGTCGTTCATGATCTCGCAGATCACACCGGCGGGGACCATGCCGGCAAGGCGAGCCAGATCCACTGAAGCCTCGGTCTGCCCAGCGCGCACCAGCACACCCCCGTTGCGCGCGCGCAGCGGTGGTATGTGTCCGGGACGCGCGAGATCAGCCGGCTTACTGGCCGGGTCAATGGCTACTTGAATCGTGCGCGCGCGGTCGGCGGCGGAAATGCCTGTGGTGGTGCCCACTTTGGCGTCAATCAATTCGCAGAAGGCCGTGCCGAAGGTTGCCGTGTTGCGCGTGGTCTGCAGGGGAATTTGCAAGTGGTCGAGGCGCTGCTCAGTCATGGCCAGGCAGATGAGGCCGCGGCCATGCTTGGCCATGAAGTTAATGGCCTCCGGCGTAATGCTCTCGGCGGACATGGTCAAGTCGCCTTCATTTTCGCGGTCCTCATCATCGACCACGATTACCATGCGACCGGCCTGGAACTCGGCAATGGCCTCTTCAATGGTGGCTAGTGGTGATCCGTATGCCCTGGCATCACTCATGTTCAAAGTCCTTCCTCGATTCACT
This window of the Acidobacteriota bacterium genome carries:
- the ribB gene encoding 3,4-dihydroxy-2-butanone-4-phosphate synthase, with the protein product MSDARAYGSPLATIEEAIAEFQAGRMVIVVDDEDRENEGDLTMSAESITPEAINFMAKHGRGLICLAMTEQRLDHLQIPLQTTRNTATFGTAFCELIDAKVGTTTGISAADRARTIQVAIDPASKPADLARPGHIPPLRARNGGVLVRAGQTEASVDLARLAGMVPAGVICEIMNDDGTMARLPQLEIFAREHNMKMVSVADLIRYRLKTERYVRRLAESVIDTEYGEFRMIAYESDVDAGMHIALVMGAIAGDTPVLVRVHSHCLLGDVFASTRCQCHTLVHQSLERIGKEGRGVLLYLHQSGMGFHIENPENGLPARIVSHARPVPAENEPEFARRVQHESGIGAQILSDLQLKTVRLLTNHPRKVVALEAYGIKITEQVPVSKAPSRV